A stretch of Acropora muricata isolate sample 2 chromosome 7, ASM3666990v1, whole genome shotgun sequence DNA encodes these proteins:
- the LOC136921828 gene encoding germ cell nuclear acidic protein-like, whose amino-acid sequence MLQEESHKAIDCQLSWSWRLPSHRSPDPEPAVVSVENHSCDDNETATSVNDLSSVMDVQRQEDGDVPASISNVHDDNADDHDDSGEDDDADDDDDADDDDDADDDDDDAGVDDDDTDANNVNDDVAADDDKDMDDGDSCDEIVACLHADCDESEEDPILGPRKRPREDDDSPDLFSKSPRPQDSGSLQSLQKSHVPPVSPSEAPT is encoded by the coding sequence ATGCTGCAAGAGGAGAGTCACAAGGCCATTGACTGTCAACTGTCGTGGTCTTGGCGCCTACCTTCACATCGCTCTCCTGACCCTGAACCTGCTGTTGTCTCTGTTGAGAATCATTCTTGCGATGATAATGAAACTGCTACCTCTGTTAATGATCTTTCGTCCGTCATGGATGTCCAACGTCAAGAAGATGGTGATGTTCCTGCTTCAATTTCGAATGTTCATGATGATAAtgctgatgatcatgatgattCTGGTGAAGACGATGATgctgatgatgacgatgatgctgatgatgacgatgatgctgatgatgacgatgatgatgccggtgttgatgatgatgatactgATGCTAATAATGTTAATGATGATGTTGCTGCTGATGATGATAAAGACATGGATGACGGTGATTCCTGTGATGAAATTGTTGCCTGTTTACATGCTGATTGCGATGAGTCTGAGGAGGATCCCATCTTGGGGCCAAGGAAACGACCCCGAGAAGATGATGATTCTCCTGACTTGTTCAGTAAATCTCCGCGCCCTCAAGATTCCGGATCACTGCAGTCCTTGCAAAAGTCTCACGTACCTCCTGTATCACCTTCTGAAGCGCCTACTTAA